Genomic segment of Bacteroidetes Order II. bacterium:
CTACTAATAATTCTTCTGCCCCAGTGATGTTTGAAATGGAAATAGGGGTGCATTCCGTTAATGTAAATACGTCAGATTTGGCAAGCGGTGTCTATATATATCGTATTAAGACAGATTTATCATCTGTTCATAATCGTTTTACAGTTTTGAAATGATTATTAGAGGTGGCTTTTAATTTTAATCTCTAAGAAATTAATAGTCACTATTTTGTTATTGGATAAGTATAGGGTAAAAATGTGTTTTAAAAAAATACTCCTACACAAAACCTTACAGTTAATTTCCCATGCAACAGACACTAAACGAGCGCGTAGAGCGCGAAAAAGCCGCCCACACCGAGAAGGATGTTTTGGCGGAGAACCTACGTATCAAAAGTCGTTTTCCGCACTTAGATATCTATCCATCCAAGAAACGGTTGTTTCAAAAAATGGATGCCTATCTTGGCGCGGTAGAAGGGCTATCCGTTTTGGATTATGGCTGTGGACGCGGGGCTTTAAGCATGAAGCTCTTGAACAACCATGCACAAAAAGTTTGTGGTATTGATATTTCGGAAGTCTATATCAAAGATTGCATCGCCCAAGCAACTGCGGCAGGTTATTCGCCCCAATCGTATGATTTTCAGGTGATGGATGCACACCAACTCACGTTTCCGGATGAAAGTTTTGACTTGATTGTGGGGTATGGAATTTTGCACCACTTAGAGCCGCTCGTGGCTTTGAACGAAATTTACCGCGTGCTAAAGCCGAGAGGCCGTGTTTTATTACAAGAACCCTTAGCCGATAACCCACTGTTGCGTATTTTTAGACACTTTACTCCCGAGGCGAGGACGGAAGATGAGGCTCCTTTTACTAAAGAACAAATTCAGGAATTCATGTCTCTGAACAATTGGAAGTCTGAATGCGTCTATTGTGGACTCTTAGAAATGCCTGTTTCGATGTTTACTTCTGTGGTTATGCCCCAATCGCCCTATAATTTTTTGGTAAAAGCGGCAGATAAAATGGAATCTTGGTTTCATCGGAAAAACCTATTGTCTTCCTGGAATCAATATATCCTGCTTAATTTTGTGAAGCATTAAAACAGGGTTTGATGGCATAGCGGAGCGACATACGAAGCAGATGCACGTATATTTTGATCCCGAAGGGACTTGATGCTTGTAGAAATTTGATGAAAGTATTGGATACGACTCCGTCGAGGTTGCATGTAGTGAAGCTTGTGCCATTGGTTATAAATTTGCACTTCGTCTAAGGATCATTCTTGGAGTGCTTTGGCCAAAGTAGATTGCTTGGTAGTGGGCATGGTAGTTGTGGCGTATGAAGTAAGTGAACC
This window contains:
- a CDS encoding class I SAM-dependent methyltransferase: MQQTLNERVEREKAAHTEKDVLAENLRIKSRFPHLDIYPSKKRLFQKMDAYLGAVEGLSVLDYGCGRGALSMKLLNNHAQKVCGIDISEVYIKDCIAQATAAGYSPQSYDFQVMDAHQLTFPDESFDLIVGYGILHHLEPLVALNEIYRVLKPRGRVLLQEPLADNPLLRIFRHFTPEARTEDEAPFTKEQIQEFMSLNNWKSECVYCGLLEMPVSMFTSVVMPQSPYNFLVKAADKMESWFHRKNLLSSWNQYILLNFVKH